GCCCTCTCTATTGTCACCAGTTTGATTAATTATCTCCTACGAGCAGTGGAAGGATAAAATGGACTGCATCGCTGTTGTGACGACTGTCGGCAATCGGGAAGAAGCCCAGATGATAGCACGTACTCTCGTTAAAGCTAAAATTGTTGCCTGTGCTCAAATCTCTGAAATTGAGAGTTTTTACCATTGGCAAGGTAGTCTTGAGCATGACAAAGAGTTTCGTATTCTATGCAAGACAACTAGCCTACGTTACCCAGAAGTTGAAGCCACAATTTTGAAGCTACATTCCTACGAACTACCTGCCATCTACGCCTATCCTCTTTCCCACATCTACACCCCCTACGGAGAATGGATTGAGAACAATTCTTCTCATCTCTAAATGACAGTTTGAGGGAAGCTAAAGACTAGCCCAATCGATTCCA
The Calothrix sp. 336/3 DNA segment above includes these coding regions:
- the cutA gene encoding divalent-cation tolerance protein CutA; translation: MDCIAVVTTVGNREEAQMIARTLVKAKIVACAQISEIESFYHWQGSLEHDKEFRILCKTTSLRYPEVEATILKLHSYELPAIYAYPLSHIYTPYGEWIENNSSHL